One Tomitella gaofuii DNA segment encodes these proteins:
- a CDS encoding cupin domain-containing protein — MDARNDATTSPLPDWARGLELEPHPEGGWFRETWRSGTTLPADVLPAGFPGPRSAGTCILFLLVPGQRSAWHRVPGAELWLHHRGGPIALELGGTGDVPRESVVRVVGSDVERGESPQAVVPEWCWQRAQPLGGEAGLVGCVVVPGFDFADFRMLD; from the coding sequence ATGGACGCCCGCAATGACGCGACGACTTCTCCGCTGCCGGATTGGGCCCGGGGGCTCGAGCTGGAGCCGCACCCGGAGGGCGGATGGTTCCGCGAGACGTGGCGCAGCGGGACCACGCTGCCCGCCGACGTGCTCCCGGCCGGCTTCCCGGGGCCGCGCTCGGCGGGCACCTGCATCCTGTTTCTGCTGGTGCCCGGGCAGCGCTCAGCATGGCATCGTGTGCCCGGCGCGGAGCTGTGGCTGCATCACCGGGGCGGACCTATCGCCCTCGAACTGGGCGGGACGGGCGACGTGCCGCGCGAGTCCGTCGTCCGCGTGGTCGGCTCGGACGTGGAGCGCGGTGAATCGCCGCAGGCCGTCGTGCCCGAGTGGTGCTGGCAGCGCGCGCAGCCGCTCGGCGGCGAGGCCGGACTCGTCGGCTGCGTCGTCGTCCCCGGCTTCGACTTCGCGGACTTTCGCATGCTCGACTGA
- the greA gene encoding transcription elongation factor GreA, whose protein sequence is MTDTQETWLTQESYDRLKAELDGLVANRPVIAAEINERREEGDLKENGGYHAAREEQGQQEARIRQLQELLGNANVGVAPTKSGVALPGSVVEVYYGDDESDTEKFLIATREEASAEDEMQIYSPSSPLGGALIDAKVGETREYLVPSGRTMKVTLLSAEPYKG, encoded by the coding sequence ATGACTGATACGCAGGAGACCTGGCTCACCCAGGAGTCGTACGACCGGCTCAAGGCGGAACTGGATGGTCTCGTCGCGAATCGTCCCGTGATCGCCGCCGAGATCAACGAACGCCGTGAAGAAGGCGACCTCAAGGAGAACGGCGGCTACCACGCGGCCCGCGAGGAGCAGGGCCAGCAGGAGGCGCGCATCCGCCAGCTGCAGGAGCTGCTCGGCAATGCCAACGTGGGCGTGGCCCCCACCAAGTCGGGCGTCGCCCTCCCCGGCTCCGTCGTCGAGGTCTACTACGGCGACGACGAGTCCGACACGGAGAAGTTCCTCATCGCCACCCGCGAGGAGGCGTCTGCCGAGGACGAGATGCAGATCTACTCCCCCAGCTCGCCGCTGGGCGGCGCCCTCATCGACGCCAAGGTCGGCGAGACCCGCGAGTACCTCGTGCCCAGCGGCCGGACGATGAAGGTCACGCTCCTGAGTGCGGAGCCGTACAAGGGCTGA
- a CDS encoding GSU2403 family nucleotidyltransferase fold protein, with amino-acid sequence MPGAGNLIVEARAALLDAVEALDAHKDSVILIGAQAIYLRTGNAAFALAEATKDSDLAIDPRNLGEDPRLEEAMTRAGFVLNPVSRQPGAWMSANGIPVDLMVPEHLAGSGSRRGVRIPPHSRHSARRAAGLEAAIIDNSPMTVDSLDGDGRDSVVNVAGPAALLIAKLHKLGERVDTPDRLNDKDAHDIYRLLVATETPELAETIHRLHADEISQGATTQSLTYLEQLFASAHALGATMAGRAEEGVGQPETVSASVTFLAQDLLSALA; translated from the coding sequence ATGCCTGGCGCCGGCAACCTGATCGTTGAAGCACGCGCCGCCCTGCTCGATGCGGTCGAAGCCCTCGACGCCCACAAGGACTCGGTGATCCTCATCGGCGCGCAGGCGATCTACCTTCGCACAGGCAACGCCGCCTTCGCCCTCGCAGAGGCAACCAAGGACTCCGACCTTGCCATCGACCCGCGGAACCTCGGTGAGGATCCGCGGCTAGAAGAGGCCATGACCCGTGCAGGCTTCGTCCTCAACCCGGTCAGCCGCCAGCCAGGGGCCTGGATGTCGGCCAACGGCATACCCGTCGACCTGATGGTGCCTGAGCACCTCGCCGGCTCCGGAAGCCGGCGCGGGGTTCGCATCCCGCCCCACTCCAGACATTCTGCACGCCGGGCGGCGGGGCTGGAGGCGGCGATCATCGACAACTCACCGATGACCGTCGACTCCCTGGACGGCGACGGTCGGGACTCCGTCGTCAACGTCGCAGGTCCAGCGGCCCTGCTCATCGCAAAGCTCCACAAACTGGGCGAACGGGTCGACACTCCCGACCGTCTCAACGACAAGGACGCACACGACATCTACCGACTGCTGGTCGCGACCGAGACCCCCGAACTCGCCGAGACCATCCATCGGCTTCACGCCGACGAGATCTCCCAAGGGGCCACAACACAGTCGTTGACCTACTTGGAGCAACTCTTCGCAAGCGCACATGCCCTCGGTGCCACGATGGCCGGCCGCGCCGAGGAAGGAGTCGGCCAGCCAGAGACCGTTTCGGCTTCGGTCACCTTCCTCGCGCAGGACCTGCTGTCAGCCCTGGCGTGA
- a CDS encoding DUF4307 domain-containing protein, with protein sequence MNSTDGNAPPARGNATGGPAPSARYETGRLSPKGRKAVLIVLVIGVVLLGAGAAYSYYSSLGSTDLEGQAIRYEALDDTEMTADISLSRDDPSDPAMCVIRARNREGFEVARREVYFPPTQFDSTVVTTKLRTSSLGGVVDVYGCTYDVPAYLGADTPPGS encoded by the coding sequence ATGAACTCCACCGATGGGAACGCTCCCCCCGCTCGCGGGAACGCCACCGGCGGGCCGGCGCCGTCGGCGCGGTACGAGACCGGCCGGCTCTCCCCCAAGGGGCGCAAGGCCGTGCTCATCGTCCTCGTCATCGGCGTGGTCCTGCTCGGCGCGGGAGCCGCGTATTCGTACTACTCCTCCCTCGGCAGTACCGACCTGGAGGGCCAGGCCATCCGTTACGAGGCCCTGGACGACACGGAGATGACGGCCGACATCTCGCTGAGCCGCGACGATCCTTCCGATCCCGCGATGTGCGTCATCCGCGCGCGCAACCGCGAGGGTTTCGAGGTGGCGCGCCGGGAGGTCTACTTCCCGCCCACCCAGTTCGACTCCACCGTCGTCACCACAAAGCTGCGCACCTCCTCCCTCGGCGGTGTCGTGGACGTGTACGGATGCACCTACGACGTCCCCGCCTACCTGGGCGCCGACACGCCTCCGGGGAGTTGA
- a CDS encoding 3-deoxy-7-phosphoheptulonate synthase, translating into MTTILDTPAGAASTTDRNVAGFDHLPTPRELVGAQPLGADRARLVERSRDEIARVLDGTDDRVLLVVGPCSVHDPDAARDYAARLASVAREVRDDVLVVMRVYFEKPRTTTGWKGLINDPGLDETFDVPRGLRMARELLLDVLDAGLPVGCEFLEPISPQYIADAVSWGAIGARTTESQVHRQLASGLSMPIGFKNATDGNVQVAVDGCGAARAPHVFFGSTEDGRTAIVRTRGNAEGHVILRGGRGGSNYAAGDVAGAVERLRAAGLAERVMIDASHANSGKDDVRQVAVAREIAGRIAAGEDAIAAVMLESFIEAGNQGLDAEPLVYGKSVTDKCMAWGDTADLVREFAAAVRTARQARGTAALGAPAAGQMNV; encoded by the coding sequence GTGACCACGATCCTCGACACCCCCGCCGGAGCCGCGAGCACCACCGACCGCAACGTGGCGGGCTTCGACCACCTGCCCACGCCCCGCGAGCTCGTGGGCGCGCAGCCGCTGGGCGCGGACCGTGCCCGCCTGGTGGAACGCAGCCGCGACGAGATCGCCCGCGTGCTCGACGGCACCGACGACCGCGTGCTGCTCGTCGTCGGCCCGTGCTCCGTCCACGACCCCGACGCGGCCCGCGACTACGCCGCCCGGCTCGCATCGGTGGCCCGCGAGGTCCGCGACGACGTCCTCGTGGTGATGCGCGTGTACTTCGAGAAGCCGCGCACCACCACCGGATGGAAGGGCCTCATCAACGACCCCGGTCTGGACGAGACGTTCGACGTGCCCCGCGGCCTGCGCATGGCCCGCGAGCTGCTGCTGGACGTGCTCGACGCGGGCCTGCCCGTAGGCTGCGAGTTCCTCGAGCCCATCAGCCCCCAATACATCGCCGACGCCGTGTCGTGGGGCGCCATCGGCGCGCGCACCACCGAGAGCCAGGTGCACCGCCAGCTCGCGTCCGGGCTGTCGATGCCCATCGGGTTCAAGAACGCCACCGACGGCAACGTGCAAGTGGCAGTCGACGGCTGCGGCGCCGCGCGCGCCCCGCACGTATTCTTCGGCAGCACCGAGGACGGCCGCACCGCGATCGTCCGCACCCGCGGGAACGCCGAAGGGCACGTGATCTTGCGCGGCGGCCGCGGCGGCAGCAACTACGCGGCCGGGGACGTGGCCGGCGCCGTCGAGCGGCTGCGGGCCGCCGGACTGGCCGAGCGGGTCATGATCGACGCGAGCCACGCCAACAGCGGCAAGGACGACGTGCGTCAGGTCGCCGTCGCCCGCGAGATCGCCGGCCGGATCGCGGCCGGCGAGGACGCGATCGCCGCGGTCATGCTCGAGAGCTTCATCGAGGCCGGCAACCAGGGCCTCGACGCCGAGCCGCTCGTGTACGGCAAGTCGGTCACCGACAAGTGCATGGCCTGGGGCGACACCGCCGACCTGGTCCGCGAGTTCGCCGCGGCGGTGCGCACCGCACGGCAGGCGCGCGGCACCGCGGCGCTTGGCGCGCCGGCCGCCGGTCAAATGAACGTCTGA
- a CDS encoding DUF255 domain-containing protein, which yields MIGAMSLAATQGAVVLADWGNKDLTGGRGAEFGKASPLGLLLILALLVGIVFLMRSMNRQLKKVPKSFDDDDDQRGAGDGGESGGGAGGGPDGGDPDGGARWARTGSLQATAPGRPAAPEDRGRNAAAAGSRPRARPRGIAWRYDQRTGRRRVPVLLSIGYSSCHWCHEVRQLAAVSRV from the coding sequence GTGATCGGCGCCATGTCCCTGGCTGCGACACAGGGCGCCGTCGTGCTGGCGGACTGGGGCAACAAGGACCTCACCGGCGGGCGCGGCGCGGAGTTCGGCAAAGCGTCGCCGCTGGGGCTGCTGCTCATCCTGGCGCTGCTGGTGGGCATCGTCTTCCTCATGCGGTCGATGAACCGTCAGCTCAAGAAGGTGCCCAAGTCGTTCGACGATGATGACGACCAGCGCGGCGCCGGCGACGGCGGCGAGTCCGGCGGTGGCGCCGGGGGCGGTCCCGACGGAGGCGACCCCGACGGCGGGGCGCGGTGGGCCCGGACGGGAAGCCTGCAGGCGACGGCACCGGGCCGGCCGGCGGCCCCGGAAGACCGGGGGCGTAACGCGGCGGCGGCCGGATCCCGCCCCCGCGCCCGGCCACGCGGCATAGCGTGGAGGTATGACCAACGCACTGGCCGACGCCGCGTCCCCGTCCTGCTGTCCATCGGGTACTCGTCGTGCCACTGGTGCCACGAGGTTCGCCAGTTGGCGGCTGTCAGCAGAGTTTGA
- the mca gene encoding mycothiol conjugate amidase Mca, with product MSSYRLMAVHAHPDDESSKGAATMAKYAAEGNDVLVVTLTGGERGDILNPAMDVEGVRDRMPEVRREEMAAAAGILGVQQTWLGFVDSGLPQGDPLPPLPDGCFALEPLEVPTEALVRQIRAFRPHVMITYDENGGYPHPDHIKCHEVSMAAFEAAADPEAYPDAGEPWQVSKVYYTHGFIRKRLQLFGEAMEEAGKANPFAAWLDRWKTEQGDLMARVTTQVECAEFFPHRDKALIAHATQIDPNGNFFVVPLETQQRLWPTEEFELAKTTVRTAIPESDLFAGLDGEAAS from the coding sequence GTGAGCTCCTACCGGCTCATGGCGGTGCATGCCCACCCCGACGACGAGTCGAGCAAGGGCGCGGCGACCATGGCGAAGTACGCCGCCGAGGGCAACGACGTCCTGGTGGTCACCCTGACCGGCGGCGAACGCGGCGACATCCTCAATCCTGCGATGGACGTAGAGGGGGTCCGCGACCGGATGCCGGAGGTGCGGCGCGAGGAGATGGCCGCCGCGGCCGGGATCCTCGGCGTGCAGCAGACGTGGCTGGGCTTCGTCGATTCGGGGCTGCCGCAGGGCGACCCGCTGCCGCCGCTGCCGGACGGCTGCTTTGCGCTGGAGCCGCTCGAGGTCCCCACGGAGGCGCTCGTGCGGCAGATTCGCGCGTTCCGGCCGCACGTGATGATCACCTACGACGAGAACGGCGGCTACCCGCACCCCGATCACATCAAATGCCACGAGGTGTCGATGGCGGCCTTCGAGGCGGCGGCCGACCCCGAGGCCTACCCGGACGCCGGCGAGCCCTGGCAGGTCAGCAAGGTCTACTACACGCACGGCTTCATCCGTAAGCGCCTGCAGCTGTTCGGCGAGGCGATGGAGGAGGCCGGCAAGGCCAACCCGTTTGCGGCCTGGCTGGACCGGTGGAAGACCGAGCAGGGCGACCTGATGGCCCGTGTCACCACGCAGGTCGAGTGCGCGGAGTTCTTTCCCCACCGGGACAAGGCCCTCATCGCGCACGCCACCCAGATCGATCCCAACGGCAATTTCTTCGTGGTGCCGTTGGAGACGCAGCAGCGGCTGTGGCCCACCGAGGAGTTCGAGCTGGCCAAGACCACCGTGCGGACCGCCATCCCCGAAAGCGACCTGTTCGCCGGGCTGGACGGGGAGGCGGCGTCGTGA